The following coding sequences lie in one Cydia fagiglandana chromosome 27, ilCydFagi1.1, whole genome shotgun sequence genomic window:
- the LOC134677805 gene encoding isocitrate dehydrogenase [NAD] subunit gamma, mitochondrial-like has translation MAVRLLSKLKLIPELGGAAYSSSAAAPATVSDFDIQHKTPVIRKQSHIPKAHYGGRHAVTMLPGGGIGPECMGYVRDIFKYIGAPVDFEVVDIDPNVDNDEDVQYAITTIKRNGVGLKGNIETKSEAAYVTSRNVALRNELDMYAYVMHCKSYPGLTTRHKDIDVAIIRQNTEGEYAMLEHESVAGVIESMKVVTASNSERVARFAFEYAKKNGRKKVTTVHKANIMKLSDGLFLETSRRLAKEYPELEHNDMIIDNCCMQLVAKPHQFDVMLMTNLYGSIVSNVVCGLLGGAGLLSGRNYGEHYAVFEPGTRNTGTAIAGKNIANPIAMINASVDMLEHLGHHFHAELIRGAVMKTINVDRIFTPDVGGTASSTDVVKAIMGNIGQGLGHGH, from the exons ATGGCAGTGAGGCTATTATCTAAACTAAAGCTTATCCCAGAGTTGGGAGGTGCCGCGTATTCAAGCTCGGCCGCAGCACCTGCTACTGTGTCGGACTTCGATATCCAGCACAAAACACCAGTTATCAGGAAACAGTCCCACATCCCGAAGGCTCACTATGGAGGAAGACACGCTGTTACCATGCTTCCAGGCGGTGGTATCGGTCCGGAGTGCATGGGTTACGTCAGAGATATATTCAA aTACATTGGAGCCCCAGTTGACTTTGAAGTGGTGGATATAGACCCTAATGTGGACAATGATGAGGACGTGCAGTATGCCATCACCACCATCAAGAGGAACGGTGTTGGACTTAAG GGCAACATTGAAACGAAGAGCGAAGCTGCGTACGTTACCTCACGTAACGTTGCCCTGCGTAACGAATTGGACATGTACGCTTACGTGATGCACTGCAAGTCATACCCCGGACTCACCACGAGGCACAAGGACATCGATGTCGCTATTATCAG ACAGAACACTGAAGGTGAATACGCCATGTTGGAGCACGAGTCGGTGGCTGGCGTCATCGAGTCCATGAAGGTGGTGACCGCCAGCAACTCGGAGAGGGTGGCCAGGTTCGCCTTCGAGTACGCCAAGAAGAACGGACGGAAGAAG GTCACAACGGTCCACAAAGCCAACATTATGAAGCTCTCCGATGGTCTGTTCTTAGAGACATCCCGCCGTCTCGCCAAGGAGTACCCGGAGCTGGAGCACAATGACATGATCATTGATAACTGCTGCATGCAGCTTGTAGCCAA GCCTCACCAATTCGACGTGATGCTGATGACCAACCTGTACGGCTCGATCGTGTCCAACGTGGTCTGCGGGCTGCTGGGCGGCGCCGGACTGTTGTCTGGAAGAAACTACGGCGAACACTACGCGGTGTTCGAACCTGGCACTAGGAACACAG GCACAGCCATCGCCGGCAAGAACATAGCGAACCCCATCGCGATGATCAACGCCTCCGTCGACATGCTGGAACACCTGGGCCACCACTTCCACGCGGAGCTGATCCGCGGAGCCGTCATGAAGACCATCAACGTTGACCGCATCTTCACACCAGACGTGGGGGGGACGGCCTCCAGCACGGATGTGGTCAAGGCTATCATGGGTAATATTGGACAGGGGCTCGGACACGGACACTAA